From a region of the Oryzias melastigma strain HK-1 linkage group LG4, ASM292280v2, whole genome shotgun sequence genome:
- the si:ch211-129c21.1 gene encoding semaphorin-4E has product MSFLPTLSIVCRLIICVCCGALNDHYGVPRNTILHPNDLKVFREDNIYNYTTMLLRDDLGVVLLGAREAIFALDINNISTRKSGVYWPVTEEKQRECTYKGKQAEVECRNYIRTLHIINDTTVYVCGTYAFSPICDYLTFANGQLLLKGKQEEGKGKCPFDPFQRYSSLMVGNDLYSATSINFLGSEPVILRSSGLVALRSDFKKIWLNEPNFVFMDIVGESVDSPDGDDDKVYLFFSENAVEYDFYTKVKVSRVARVCKGDMGGQRTLQRKWTSFLKARLDCSLPEPSLPLIVQDVFLMKHNDWRKGVFYGIFTPQSGLSQVSAVCAYSISDIRNIFNGGKFKTRVAVESSQDKYVMYSGEVPVPRPGACINDVARKMGVNESRQLPDKTLQFVRDRPLMDDAVSPVTGRPLLLKSGPLLTRIVVDSVTALNQQKYHVMFIGTENGFIQKAVNYAGEMFIIEEIQVVDSPEPIGILRLSSSKGHLYAGSDSSVIQMPVSNCRRYKNCVDCVLSRDPYCAWDTSSEQCSSVRSLSTSSKNTVQSLEEGDVSECPAPDPLEAVDFHLVPGNNLQLPCRLHSNLAQAHWQFSDQTLEANNKYYIYSEGLLILNASESDAGLYSCDSVEQISSRTFSRTMALYNVQLPPAPPAPPVVVISTPGTTLAKYSDHTHTQTHTLTTKAKEPMPSPLLPENLTANSKVSHLKVSVALLSLLCLCLLGVIFWFWGRKHLKCLKFVQTLGDREGRKLSAENINGQNRTSETKLLEPESGAVIANNNHSHVDFRVNEDNHLVNITALEGLGYIHDESEI; this is encoded by the exons ATGTCTTTTCTGCCGACTCTCAGCATCGTCTGTAGATTGATTATTTGTGTTTGCTGTGGTGCATTGAATGACCACTACGGTGTCCCAAGAAACACCATCCTACATCCCA ATGATCTGAAGGTGTTCAGAGAGGACAACATCTACAACTACACAACTATGCTGCTCAGAGATGACCTCGGTGTGGTGCTGCTCGGGGCAAGAGAGGCCATCTTTGCTTTGGATATCAACAACATTTCTACCAGAAAATCTGGG GTATACTGGCCTGTGACTGAGGAGAAGCAGAGGGAGTGTACCTACAAGGGTAAACAAGCTGAG GTGGAATGCCGTAACTACATTCGAACCCTCCACATCATAAATGACACTACAGTTTACGTTTGTGGCACATATGCTTTTAGTCCAATCTGTGATTATTTG ACATTTGCTAATGGGCAGCTTTTGCTGAAAGGAAAGCAGGAGGAGGGAAAGGGGAAGTGTCCTTTTGATCCCTTTCAGAGATACTCCTCCCTCATGGTCG GAAATGACCTGTATTCTGCTACATCCATCAACTTCTTGGGCTCTGAGCCTGTGATTCTTCGTAGCTCCGGCTTAGTAGCTCTTCGtagtgactttaaaaaaatctggctCAATG agccaaactttgttttcatggACATTGTTGGCGAGAGTGTTGACAGTCCTGATGGGGATGACGACAAAGtgtatttgttctttagtgAGAACGCTGTGGAATACGACTTCTACACTAAAGTCAAAGTGTCACGGGTGGCTCGTGTCTGTAAG GGAGACATGGGCGGCCAGCGGACGCTGCAGAGGAAATGGACGTCGTTCCTGAAAGCTCGTCTGGATTGTTCTCTCCCTGAACCCAGCCTGCCCCTTATTGTCCAGGACGTCTTCCTGATGAAGCACAATGACTGGAGAAAAGGTGTCTTCTATGGTATCTTCACACCACAGTC AGGCCTGTCCCAGGTGTCTGCAGTGTGTGCGTACAGCATTTCTGATattagaaacattttcaatGGGGGAAAGTTCAAGACCCGCGTTGCTGTGGAATCATCCCAGGACAAGTATGTGATGTACAGCGGGGAGGTGCCAGTCCCGAGACCAGGAGCG TGCATCAATGATGTGGCACGTAAAATGGGGGTGAATGAATCGCGGCAGCTTCCAGACAAAACCCTCCAGTTTGTCAGGGACCGGCCCCTGATGGACGACGCCGTCAGTCCGGTGACGGGTAGGCCTCTTCTGCTCAAGAGCGGACCTTTGCTGACTCGGATTGTGGTGGACAGCGTGACTGCACTGAACCAACAGAAGTATCACGTCATGTTCATCGGCACTG AGAATGGATTTATCCAGAAAGCTGTCAACTACGCTGGGGAAATGTTCATCATTGAGGAGATTCAAGTGGTCGACAGCCCTGAGCCGATCGGCATCCTGCGCCTCTCATCTAGCAAG GGCCACCTGTATGCAGGCTCGGACAGCAGTGTCATCCAGATGCCAGTCAGTAACTGCAGACGCTACAAGAATTGTGTGGACTGCGTCCTTTCCAGGGATCCTTACTGTGCCTGGGACACCTCCTCTGAGCAGTGTTCCTCGGTACGGAGCTTGTCCACCTCCTCCAAGAATACAGTGCAGAGTCTGGAGGAGGGAGACGTGTCGGAATGTCCTGCACCAG aTCCATTGGAAGCCGTGGACTTTCACCTAGTTCCTGGAAACAACCTCCAGCTGCCTTGCAGGCTTCACTCCAACCTGGCACAGGCCCACTGGCAATTTTCTGACCAAACACTTGAGGCCAACAACAAATACTACATCTACAGCGAAGGCCTCCTCATCCTGAACGCGTCTGAATCGGACGCCGGCCTGTACAGTTGTGACTCCGTAGAGCAGATCAGCAGCAGAACCTTCAGCCGGACCATGGCTCTTTACAACGTACAGCTTCCCCCTGCCCCACCTGCCCCCCCAGTGGTTGTCATTTCCACTCCAGGGACCACACTGGCAAAATATTCAGaccacactcacacacagactcacactcTGACAACAAAAGCAAAGGAACCTATGCCGAGCCCGTTATTACCTGAGAACCTAACGGCCAATAGCAAAGTAAGCCACCTGAAGGTGTCTGTTGCTCTGCTGTCCTTGCTTTGCCTCTGCCTTTTGGGGGTGATATTTTGGTTCTGGGGTCGAAAACACTTGAAGTGTCTGAAGTTTGTGCAAACCCTCGGTGACAGGGAGGGGCGAAAGCTGTCGGCGGAGAATATAAACGGCCAGAACAGAACTTCTGAGACAAAACTCCTGGAGCCTGAGTCAGGAGCCGTCATTGCCAACAATAATCACTCTCATGTGGACTTCAGAGTGAATGAGGACAACCACTTGGTCAATATTACAGCCTTGGAAGGTTTGGGATATATACACGACGAGTCGGAGATTTGA
- the LOC118598702 gene encoding uncharacterized protein LOC118598702: MALWLKQAVLLLTGAAMAGYSQEISLSSPGDLSHKDRVNTSARSLKFLCDIPTKSSRYRVTFYFRDSNSKNSFFKCSTAIYGNLNAFTTSPKKKQMNQTDPNMKCYNKTWKIQNITRENNGFYSCEIHIEIPVLHTTKSREVEVLFVPLGNDTSSENNLISLLRLWLPLGLGSLFVVILVVLCVIIRRACIRDRATLDPVYANTHRKTKDRSPRPPHVPRPDQLKLAEPYENLRTPSPARRYEEGKRRPRP, translated from the exons ATGGCATTGTGGCTGAAACAGGCAGTTCTGCTGCTCACAG GAGCAGCCATGGCGGGATATTCACAAGAAATCAGTCTGAGTTCTCCTGGTGATCTATCACATAAGGATCGGGTGAATACTTCTGCTCGctctctgaagttcctctgtgACATACCAACTAAAAGTTCCCGCTATCgagtgactttttatttcaggGATTCAAATAGCAAGAATAGTTTCTTCAAGTGTAGCACAGCGATTTATGGAAATTTAAATGCCTTCACTACAtcaccaaaaaagaaacagatgaatCAAACAGATCCCAACATGAAGTGCTACaataaaacatggaaaatacaaaacattaccAGAGAAAACAATGGATTTTACTCTTGTGAAATCCATATAGAGATTCCTGTACTACATACAACTAAGAGCCGGGAAGTGGAAGTTCTCTTTG TACCATTGGGAAATGATACTTCCTCAGAAAACAACCTAATCTCCTTGCTGCGGCTTTGGCTCCCGTTGGGTCTGGGTTCTCTCTTCGTGGTCATCCTGGTGGTTCTATGTGTGATCATCAGAAGAGCGTGCATCAGAGACAGAG CCACACTAGACCCCGTCTATGCAAACACCCACCGCAAGACCAAGGACCGCTCCCCCCGGCCTCCGCATGTGCCCCGGCCTGACCAGCTGAAGCTGGCCGAGCCCTATGAGAACCTGAGGACCCCGAGCCCCGCCAGGAGGTACGAAGAGGGCAAACGCAGACCCAGACCCTGA